In Lotus japonicus ecotype B-129 chromosome 5, LjGifu_v1.2, one genomic interval encodes:
- the LOC130717835 gene encoding basic helix-loop-helix protein A, whose translation MVNPVWEGTMAASTPLGSCGSSKLQSMLQGAVQSVQWTYSLFWQLCPQQVILVWGDGYYNGAIKTRKTVQPMEVSTEEASLQRSQQLRELYDSLSAGETNPPTRRPCAALSPEDLTESEWFYLMCVSFSFPPGVGLPGKAYARRQHLWLTGANEVDSKTFSRAILAKSARIQTVVCIPVLDGVVELGTTDKVQEDLNFIQHVRGFFADHHPLTPKPALSEHSTSNPTTSSTDHIPAIMYTMADPPAANNSNQDDMDEDEEEDDDEDESGSEDETGRAPEMAATEPSELMQMEMPEEIRVGSPNDGSNNLDSDFHMLAVSQPGSGQAESARRWGPIQDPLGSLQAQLPTSVLNPLEELTQEDTHYSQTVSNILQNQSTRWSTTGSVTSISHITYSTQSPFAKWTIRADHHFHAAAAAAADGTSQWLLKYILFTVPYLHTKNHEDISPQTASTGDPAARLRGNKGTPQDEPSANHVLAERRRREKLNERFIILRSLVPFVTKMDKASILGDTIEYVKQLRRKIQELEARNLQIEAEQQRSRTSKELQPQRSGVSSVVVGSDKKKVRIVEANGTARAKAVPAAEVDASAEASTSVQVSIIESDALLELECPHREGLLLDVMQMLREMRIEVTGVQSSLNNGVFVAELRAKVKEYVSGKKVSIVEVKRALNQIIPHTRNVLV comes from the exons ATGGTAAATCCTGTTTGGGAAGGAACAATGGCTGCGTCCACGCCGCTAGGTAGTTGTGGTAGTAGTAAACTTCAAAGCATGTTGCAGGGTGCGGTGCAATCTGTTCAGTGGACTTATAGCCTCTTCTGGCAACTTTGCCCACAACAAGT GATTCTGGTATGGGGTGATGGGTACTACAACGGAGCAATTAAGACTAGGAAGACAGTGCAACCAATGGAGGTTAGCACTGAGGAGGCATCACTCCAAAGAAGCCAGCAGCTTAGAGAGCTCTATGATTCATTGTCCGCTGGAGAGACAAACCCCCCGACTCGCCGGCCTTGTGCCGCCTTGTCACCGGAGGATCTCACAGAATCTGAGTGGTTCTATTTGATGTGTGTCTCCTTCTCTTTCCCTCCTGGTGTCGG GTTGCCTGGAAAAGCATATGCCAGAAGGCAGCATTTATGGCTGACCGGGGCAAACGAGGTGGACAGCAAAACTTTTTCAAGAGCAATTCTAGCTAAG AGTGCTCGTATACAG ACAGTGGTGTGCATTCCGGTATTAGACGGCGTCGTTGAATTGGGCACAACGGATAAG GTTCAAGAAGACCTTAATTTCATCCAACACGTGAGAGGCTTCTTCGCGGACCACCACCCGCTGACGCCAAAGCCCGCACTATCGGAGCATTCAACCTCTAAccccaccacctcctccactgACCACATCCCTGCCATCATGTACACCATGGCAGACCCGCCCGCCGCCAATAACTCGAACCAAGATGACATGGAcgaagatgaggaagaagatgacgATGAGGATGAGTCCGGCTCTGAAGACGAAACGGGACGGGCGCCCGAGATGGCAGCCACAGAGCCAAGCGAGCTGATGCAGATGGAGATGCCGGAGGAGATCCGTGTTGGGTCACCGAATGACGGGTCAAACAACTTAGACTCGGACTTCCACATGTTGGCGGTGAGCCAGCCGGGGTCGGGACAAGCCGAGTCTGCTCGAAGGTGGGGCCCGATCCAAGACCCCTTGGGATCGTTGCAGGCTCAACTACCGACTTCAG TGCTTAATCCACTAGAGGAGTTGACACAAGAAGACACTCACTACTCTCAAACAGTCTCCAACATCCTCCAAAACCAGTCCACCCGATGGTCCACCACCGGCTCAGTCACCTCCATCAGCCACATCACTTACTCCACCCAATCACCCTTCGCCAAGTGGACAATCCGTGCCGACCACCACTTCCACGCCGCCGCCGCAGCGGCGGCAGACGGCACCTCCCAATGGCTCCTCAAGTACATCCTCTTCACCGTCCCCTACCTCCACACCAAGAACCACGAAGACATCTCCCCACAAACTGCCTCCACCGGCGACCCCGCCGCCCGCCTCCGCGGGAACAAGGGCACCCCGCAGGACGAGCCCAGCGCCAACCACGTCCTTGCAGAGCGCCGCCGCCGCGAGAAGCTAAACGAGAGGTTCATCATTTTGAGATCTCTCGTCCCGTTCGTGACAAAAATGGACAAGGCTTCAATACTCGGCGATACCATCGAGTACGTGAAGCAGTTACGGAGGAAGATCCAGGAACTGGAAGCGCGTAACCTCCAGATAGAGGCGGAACAACAACGCTCCAGGACCAGCAAAGAGCTGCAGCCGCAGAGGAGCGGGGTGAGTTCTGTCGTGGTGGGGTCGGACAAGAAGAAGGTGAGGATCGTAGAAGCCAACGGTACCGCGAGGGCGAAGGCGGTGCCGGCGGCGGAGGTTGACGCTTCTGCAGAAGCTTCCACGTCGGTGCAGGTTTCGATCATTGAGAGTGATGCATTGCTGGAGCTGGAGTGTCCACACAGGGAAGGTTTGCTTCTGGATGTGATGCAGATGCTGAGGGAGATGAGGATAGAGGTGACTGGTGTTCAGTCTTCGTTGAATAATGGTGTGTTTGTGGCGGAGTTGAGGGCGAAGGTGAAGGAATATGTGAGTGGGAAGAAGGTTAGCATTGTGGAAGTGAAGAGGGCATTGAATCAAATCATACCACACACTAGAAATGTTTTAGTTTGA
- the LOC130719580 gene encoding uncharacterized protein LOC130719580 translates to MSSVGGTGAPRQRQESDLEHRLRSVDVDLARSKSMKQPKIKGGMMKTLRKKLGEAMSKLIIYERLPMNLSNSPWLHNLLTATADLGPGIIYPTPYEISEVYLENEYKFMKSWINELKPTWKERGVIIMCDGWTNGINHMDIMNFLVYCSKGIVFLKSVDASRVASRNTEYYVSLLDKVVDEVREENVVQVVTDNEKELKAAGYFLNPQFQFGIVHGSDVAKETMDGTTKLLLFWDKQEAFGTLQAQRAWCQMNPGKSLDPLNGGWYMDLVLMSFKL, encoded by the exons ATGTCAAGTGTAGGTGGTACTGGAGCTCCTCGTCAACGTCAAGAAAGTGATCTTGAACATAGATTGAGGTCAGTAGATGTTGATTTGGCCAGGAGTAAAAGTATGAAGCAGCCAAAAATTAAAGGAGGAATGATGAAAacattgagaaaaaaattaggGGAAGCAATGTCTAAGTTGATAATATATGAGCGTCTTCCTATGAACCTCTCCAATTCTCCATGGCTGCACAATTTGTTGACGGCGACAGCTGACTTAGGTCCAGGTATTATATACCCTACTCCTTATGAGATTTCAGAGGTGTATTTagaaaatgaatataaattcatgAAATCATGGATAAATGAATTGAAACCAACATGGAAGGAAAGAGGGGTAATTATCATGTGTGATGGCTGGACAAATGGTATAAATCACATGGATATCATGAACTTTTTAGTGTATTGTAGCAAGGGCATTGTGTTCTTAAAGTCTGTTGATGCCTCTAGAGTTGCTAGTAGAAACACTGAATATTACGTTAGTCTACTTGACAAAGTTGTGGACGAGGTAAGGGAAGAAAATGTTGTTCAAGTGGTCACTGATAATGAGAAAGAGTTAAAAGCCGCTG GTTATTTTCTCAATCCCCAATTTCAATTTGGCATTGTGCATGGAAGTGATGTAGCTAAGGAAACCATGGATGGAACAACAAAA TTGTTACTTTTTTGGGATAAGCAAGAGGCATTTGGAACGTTACAAGCTCAAAGAGCTTGGTGTCAAATGAATCCTGGTAAAAGTTTAGatcct CTGAATGGTGGATGGTATATGGATCTTGTGCTCATGAGCTTCAAACTATAG
- the LOC130719581 gene encoding uncharacterized protein LOC130719581 has translation MSSQASSDSTSVTATSSPAVATVAPPAPPAKPDFHPALAVTNIRNHIPIMLDVETDRYGTWAELFRIHARSHRVLHHIVPAADKPPPSVTDPTYELWITLDSTVLQWIYATISIDLMTTIMEPDSTALTAWTRLADIFWDNQNARAVTLEQEFSNVRMEAFPTVASYCQRLKTLSDQLRDVGAPVNNHRLVLQLISGLTDAYKGVATLIRQSNPLPSFHQARSMLTLEEAGMAKMKPAEPPAAYVATQPRPSDASSQSSDRRSSNRSRSHSSKGCGGNRGNGGGSRSGTSQGSSPPMPPRPQYFPYQHWGWAPPPWAMPPCPYPTSQWTRPSAPPQQPGIMGQRPQAYAASASPVPTDIATAMHTMTLAPPDSTWYMDTGASSHVAASQADMVFQFKVLETQSFPPPINTSL, from the exons ATGTCTTCTCAAGCCTCCTCGGACAGCACCTCCGTGACCGCCACCAGTTCTCCGGCAGTCGCCACCGTGGCCCCTCCTGCCCCGCCGGCTAAACCCGATTTCCACCCGGCGCTTGCTGTTACGAACATTAGGAATCACATTCCTATTATGCTTGACGTGGAGACTGATCGCTATGGCACCTGGGCGGAGCTTTTCCGCATCCATGCCCGTTCTCACCGGGTCCTGCACCACATTGTCCCTGCTGCAGACAAGCCTCCTCCGTCTGTCACTGACCCTACCTACGAGCTGTGGATCACTTTGGATTCCACTGTCCTTCAGTGGATTTATGCCACCATCTCCATTGACCTCATGACTACCATCATGGAGCCTGACTCCACCGCTCTCACTGCTTGGACTCGTTTGGCTGATATTTTCTGGGATAATCAGAACGCTCGTGCTGTCACTCTAGAGCAGGAGTTCTCTAATGTTCGCATGGAGGCATTTCCGACCGTCGCCTCCTACTGTCAGCGTCTGAAGACGCTTTCTGACCAGCTCCGTGATGTCGGTGCTCCTGTGAACAATCACCGTCTAGTTTTGCAGCTTATCTCCGGCCTCACTGACGCTTATAAGGGTGTTGCTACTTTGATTCGTCAGAGCAATCCGCTCCCCTCCTTTCATCAGGCTCGCTCCATGCTTACCTTGGAGGAAGCTGGTATGGCTAAGATGAAACCTGCTGAACCTCCAGCTGCATATGTTGCTACTCAGCCGCGTCCTTCCGATGCCTCTTCTCAGAGTTCCGATCGTCGGTCCTCCAACCGTTCTCGTTCCCACAGCTCTAAGGGTTGTGGTGGGAATCGTGGCAACGGTGGTGGATCCCGCAGTGGCACCTCTCAGGGCTCCTCTCCTCCGATGCCACCTCGGCCGCAGTACTTTCCTTACCAGCATTGGGGATGGGCCCCACCTCCATGGGCCATGCCTCCGTGCCCATACCCTACCTCTCAGTGGACCCGTCCATCTGCTCCTCCTCAACAGCCTGGCATTATGGGCCAGCGACCTCAGGCTTATGCTGCTTCAGCCTCACCCGTGCCGACTGACATTGCCACTGCCATGCACACCATGACACTTGCTCCTCCGGACAGCACCTGGTACATGGACACTGGAGCATCATCTCATGTAGCAGCATCACAAG CGGACATGGTATTCCAATTCAAGGTTCTGGAAACACAATCCTTCCCACCTCCCATAAACACAAGCCTTTGA
- the LOC130720994 gene encoding pentatricopeptide repeat-containing protein At4g02820, mitochondrial: protein MIMAQLSKKAMLLRSIGSYLAVSRHFSAQAARKGTPAASAAAATSTGGRDTLCRRLLSLVFPKRSAVIAINKWVEQGHPLPRKYELNRIVRELRKTKSYKHALEVCEWMTLQEHIKLVPGDYAVHLDLITKVRGLSSAEKFFEDLPDKMRGQQTCTALLHTYVQNNLVDKAEALMMKMSESGFLGCPLPYNHMISLHISNGKLEKVPKLIDELKMNTSPDVVTYNLWLTFCATQNDIETAERLLLELKKAKLEPDWVTYSTLTNLYIKNACIEKAGSTLKEMERLTSRNTRVAYSSLLSLHTNMGNKDEVNWIWKKMQASFRKMSDKEYICMISSLVKLGDFAGAENLYKEWESVSGTKDVRVSNILLASYINQGQAEVAEDFCNQIAEKGITPSYTTWELLTWGYLGKKDVVKFLDYFKKAISSVKKWSPDQKLVEEAFKIIEEQAHIEGAEQLLVILRDASYVNTSIYNLLLKTYAAAGKMPLVVAERMKKDNVQLDEETHRLLDLTSKMCVSDVSGILS from the exons ATGATAATGGCGCAGCTGAGTAAAAAGGCAATGTTGCTCCGCTCCATCGGCAGCTACCTGGCCGTCTCCCGCCACTTTTCGGCGCAGGCCGCACGAAAAGGCACTCCCGCTGCCTctgccgccgccgccacctccACCGGAGGTCGAGACACACTGTGTCGGAGGCTTCTGAGCCTTGTCTTCCCCAAACGCAGCGCCGTCATCGCCATCAACAAATGGGTGGAACAGGGTCACCCGCTCCCCCGCAAGTACGAGCTCAATCGCATCGTTCGTGAGCTCCGCAAGACGAAGTCTTACAAACACGCACTAGAG GTCTGCGAATGGATGACTTTGCAGGAACATATCAAGCTAGTGCCAGGAGACTATGCTGTCCACTTGGACTTGATAACTAAAGTTCGGGGTTTAAGTAGTGCAGAAAAATTCTTTGAGGATCTTCCTGACAAAATGAGAGGCCAGCAAACCTGCACCGCGCTTCTCCACACTTATGTCCAGAATAATTTGGTTGACAAAGCTGAGGCCCTCATGATGAAAATGTCAGAGAGTGGTTTCTTAGGATGTCCTCTTCCTTATAATCACATGATATCTCTGCACATTTCGAATGGGAAGCTAGAAAAAGTTCCTAAACTTATTGATGAACTAAAGATGAACACCTCTCCAGATGTTGTTACCTACAATTTATGGTTAACTTTCTGTGCTACGCAGAATGATATTGAAACTGCAGAAAGATTACTACTTGAGTTAAAGAAGGCAAAATTGGAACCAGACTGGGTAACTTATAGTACACTGACCAATTTGTACATAAAAAATGCTTGCATTGAGAAAGCTGGTTCTACTTTGAAAGAGATGGAGCGTCTAACCTCGCGGAACACTCGAGTTGCTTATTCCTCTCTCCTTAGTTTGCATACAAACATGGGGAATAAGGATGAAGTCAATTGGATATGGAAGAAAATGCAGGCTTCCTTTCGCAAAATGAgtgataaggaatacatttgcATGATATCATCACTGGTGAAGCTTGGAGACTTTGCTGGAGCTGAGAACCTCTATAAGGAGTGGGAGTCTGTTTCCGGGACCAAAGATGTCAGAGTTTCAAATATTCTTCTTGCTTCATACATCAATCAAGGTCAGGCGGAAGTAGCTGAAGATTTTTGTAATCAGATAGCGGAAAAGGGCATCACTCCTAGTTACACTACATGGGAGCTGCTTACATGGGGGTATTTGGGGAAAAAAGATGTGGTAAAATTTCTGGATTATTTTAAGAAAGCTATTTCTAGTGTGAAAAAATGGAGTCCCGATCAAAAGTTAGTAGAAGAAGCATTCAAAATCATTGAGGAGCAAGCTCATATTGAAGGAGCAGAACAGTTGTTGGTTATACTTCGGGATGCCAGCTATGTGAATACAAGTATATACAACCTACTTCTCAAAACTTATGCAGCAGCTGGTAAAATGCCTCTCGTTGTTGCTGAGAGGATGAAAAAGGACAACGTTCAGTTGGATGAAGAGACTCACAGGCTCTTGGATCTAACCAGTAAAATGTGTGTGAGTGATGTTTCAGGTATTCTGTCCTAA